A single Anopheles funestus chromosome 2RL, idAnoFuneDA-416_04, whole genome shotgun sequence DNA region contains:
- the LOC125765365 gene encoding dynein axonemal assembly factor 6 translates to MSLLGSENIKLLQKLFKANDEDASSDEEQPAPDVVPQLGPGDIGEPATVKPKRKPSTDPAEHVKPCSYAPLETHTQPETEQQPQTLEEWEAQQMQQDRALFDSRKQPEYRISYRQTVATEDIYLQMNCKTPATASCENMIVEVFLTGEDDSVGIHQIELEVKDQRIVVGSPKHQLDLTLPHRINPDKGNAAWLSDQKTLRLTLTMVRELDFVNF, encoded by the exons ATGTCCTTGTTGGGTAGTGAGAATATTAAACTGCTGCAAAAGCTGTTCAAGGCAAACGATGAAGATGCCTCGTCCGATGAAGAACAACCTGCCCCAGACGTCGTGCCACAGTTAG GCCCCGGAGATATTGGAGAACCGGCCACAGTGAAGCCGAAAAGGAAACCCTCTACCGATCCGGCAGAACACGTGAAGCCTTGCTCCTATGCGCCGCTCGAAACGCACACCCAGCCGGAAACGGAGCAACAACCCCAAACGCTCGAAGAATGGGAAGCACAACAAATGCAGCAAGATCGTGCCTTGTTCGATTCACGCAAACAGCCCGAATATCGGATCTCCTACCGTCAAACGGTCGCTACCGAGGATATCTACTTGCAGATGAACTGTAAAACGCCAGCAACGGCCAGCTGTGAAAACATGATTGTGGAAGTGTTTCTTACCGGCGAGGATGATTCCGTCGGCATCCATCAGATCGAGCTCGAGGTGAAGGATCAACGGATTGTTGTGGGATCGCCGAAGCATCAGCTCGATCTTACCCTACCGCACCGGATCAATCCGGACAAGGGTAATGCGGCCTGGCTGTCGGATCAGAAAACGCTTCGCCTTACGCTTACGATGGTACGTGAGCTGGATTTCGTTAACTTTTAA
- the LOC125765364 gene encoding uncharacterized protein DDB_G0283357 isoform X1, with protein sequence MICNEDVVNWFRDLKSYSRIDTMCIMLNMCLPFELRFLGTYLEELGRRDAPELRGAELKVNNPQEFIADIASGEPTDQRIRRKMALFLALYRACNHAYANELFKTLEGWGARSDLQRLFEEDDQQELLLVYTMATNHPVFSFEQRLHCGEIFTKLKSWEPKANHRSGDRDDVPLEQQPQQQHHSQQHHQHHHQPASQHHSMDSLHSNSPQQSPIQQQQQPHHQHQSQHLPNSTPPPAVPPPGTTTLHALPPNAALSMQNLPQGPVSLGQTITLNYTGLPGLTQTLPNDATLNPTPHYLDTLHALPVQTDFTIPPPVSSRWVQSVYQQLAYPPPSSSPHMSNPSSPIQSRTTSPTRIHPSSVQHRISRNQQNDQQQQQQQQQQQQQQQQQQQQQQNQSQMQSLKPVDEDQTMVMLSQIQLRNGMRQTHNTLPRQSKQNYVSQHPPYHQQQQQQQQQQQQQQQQHHSQRDSGIYHTANYNMKGVGGMMMDIMNHQPNSTGSDSGSSIGSTGEVSPPETPGVAPASIATIPHIRTNRSNNMRNINGRPEKQYPSMTYSQLHHQQNVAHQQQQQQQFTGSDLMVTSTGQPFLTTGGTTNGATMSGTGNNGATGSGVVSTGQVLINQAPVQQPGQFVYTGAPTTFPQVTVSHRSVANAALSHGTAFRTAPGYAQTIQPQQPQTGEPILYQYHPSALVPAGVPGQTVVANSAIPYLPSQPASTAASTQTNLPGAVRSSPSPQIGLLQQSKVPVGGSSSAGAYGATTTTLPYTSTAPSCYNCGSLKHTGLDCPEASMEDMTRTSNFTLDYNTISNSAASPGTVTTPTATTIPSIGGGTGNSNNNTTQGTTSVELSTSVASGEGISSTSSSTSSNSSSTSSSSTSNATSNNTNSGNGNKSNNTTSLSSSNMISASSNSNNNNNNNLHHHHHLHHHHHHHGNSGSASSSSSNSNNSSMDVPLASNLLPVDVVSASGNNSSNNSSGNSGATVGSGISGPSNSGTVTGGGSNNSSNLVSASGK encoded by the exons ATGATTTGTAACGAGGACGTCGTCAATTGGTTCAGGGATCTGAAGAGCTACAGCAGAATAGACACCATGTGCATCATGCTGAACATGTGCCTTCCGTTCGAGCTGCGGTTCCTCGGCACGTATCTGGAGGAGCTCGGTCGACGGGATGCGCCGGAGCTGCGCGGTGCCGAGCTGAAGGTGAACAATCCGCAGGAGTTCATCGCCGACATCGCGTCCGGCGAACCGACCGACCAACGGATCCGGCGCAAGATGGCCCTGTTTCTTGCGCTGTACCGCGCTTGCAACCATGCGTATGCCAACGAGCTGTTCAAAACGCTCGAGGGTTGGGGTGCCCGGTCAGATCTGCAGCGACTGTTCGAGGAGGACGATCAGCAGGAGCTGTTGCTCGTTTACACGATGGCCACCAATCATCCGGTGTTTTCCTTCGAGCAGCGGTTGCACTGTGGCGAGATTTTTACGAAGCTAAAATCCTGGGAGCCGAAAGCTAATCACCGGTCGGGGGATCGCGACGATGTACCGCTGGAGCAACagccgcaacagcagcatcattcgcagcagcatcatcagcatcatcaccagcCAGCATCGCAGCATCATTCGATGGATTCGTTGCATAGCAACAGTCCACAACAATCGCCgatacaacagcaacagcagccacatcatcaacatcaatcGCAACATCTGCCGAACTCGACACCACCACCCGCTGTTCCACCTCCCGGTACGACAACCCTGCATGCACTGCCACCGAATGCGGCACTTTCGATGCAGAACCTACCGCAAGGTCCAGTATCGCTCGGTCAAACCATCACACTAAACTATACGGGACTGCCGGGATTGACACAG ACGCTTCCTAATGATGCCACGCTAAACCCTACCCCCCATTATCTCGACACCTTGCATGCGTTGCCAGTGCAGACAGATTTTACGATTCCCCCGCCAGTGTCATCTCGATGGGTTCAGTCCGTTTATCAGCAG CTTGCCTATCCTCCTCCGTCGTCGTCGCCACACATGAGCAATCCCTCTTCGCCGATTCAGAGTCGTACGACGAGTCCAACCCGCATCCACCCTAGTAGTGTGCAGCATCGAATTAGTAGAAACCAGCAGAAtgatcaacaacagcagcagcagcagcagcagcagcagcagcagcagcagcaacagcaacaacagcagcagaaccAATCGCAAATGCAAAGCCTAAAACCTGTCGATGAG GACCAGACAATGGTGATGCTGAGTCAGATACAGCTCCGAAACGGTATGCGCCAAACGCATAACACGTTGCCACGACAATCGAAGCAGAACTATGTCAGTCAGCATCCGCCatatcatcaacagcagcagcagcagcagcagcagcagcagcaacaacaacagcagcatcattcACAAAGGGATAGTGGGATTTATCATACGGCAAATTACAATATGAAGGGCGTAGGCGGCATGATGATGGATATAATGAATCACCAACCGAACTCAACTGGCAGTGATTCAGGCAGTTCTATCGGTTCGACGGGTGAAGTGTCACCACCGGAAACACCCGGTGTGGCACCGGCCAGCATCGCTACGATTCCTCACATACGCACGAATCGATCGAACAACATGCGTAACATTAACGGGAGGCCAGAAAAACAATATCCCTCGATGACATATTCACAGTTACATCATCAACAAAACGTGgcacatcagcaacagcagcagcaacaatttaCAGGCTCTGACCTGATGGTCACCAGTACGGGGCAGCCTTTTCTCACCACTGGCGGCACAACCAATGGTGCTACGATGAGCGGCACCGGTAACAATGGTGCAACAGGCAGTGGTGTTGTGTCGACCGGACAGGTGTTGATCAATCAAGCCCCGGTCCAGCAGCCGGGTCAGTTTGTGTACACGGGTGCGCCGACCACCTTTCCACAGGTAACCGTATCGCACCGATCCGTTGCTAATGCCGCCCTTTCCCACGGTACCGCATTCCGTACGGCACCGGGCTACGCTCAGACAATTCAACCGCAGCAACCGCAAACAGGCGAACCGATACTGTATCAGTATCATCCGTCCGCGTTAGTTCCCGCCGGTGTGCCGGGCCAGACGGTGGTAGCGAACAGTGCGATACCGTATCTGCCGTCGCAGCCCGCCTCGACAGCAGCGAGCACGCAGACCAATCTACCAGGTGCGGTACGATCATCACCCTCGCCCCAGATTGGCTTGCTGCAGCAGTCCAAGGTGCCAGTAGGGGGCAGTAGTTCGGCAGGAGCTTACGGCGCGACAACAACAACGCTTCCGTACACCAGCACGGCACCATCGTGCTACAACTGTGGTTCACTGAAACATACAGGCCTGGATTGCCCGGAAGCGTCCATGGAGGATATGACGCGAACGTCAAACTTTACGCTCGATTACAACACGATCAGCAACAGTGCAGCTTCTCCGGGAACGGTAACAACACCGACCGCTACGACGATACCGTCGATCGGTGGTGGAACGGGAAACAGCAATAACAACACGACGCAAGGCACTACTTCGGTTGAGCTGTCCACAAGTGTGGCATCCGGCGAAGGTATCAGTAGTACGAGCAgtagcaccagcagcaacagcagtagcaccagcagcagcagcaccagcaacgcCACCAGTAACAATACTAATAGCGGTAATGGTAACAAGAGCAACAATACTACCAgcctcagcagcagcaatatgATTAGTGCCAGTAGTAatagcaataacaacaacaacaacaatcttcatcatcaccatcatcttcatcatcatcatcatcatcacggcAATAGTGGTAGCGcgagcagcagtagcagtaaCAGCAATAACAGCTCCATGGACGTACCGTTGGCAAGCAACCTGTTGCCGGTGGATGTTGTTAGCGCTAGCggtaacaacagcagcaacaacagttcCGGCAATAGTGGTGCAACTGTTGGCAGCGGGATCAGCGGCCCCAGTAATAGTGGCACGGTAACTGGTGGCGGTAGTAATAATAGTAGCAATCTCGTTAGTGCTAGCGGTAAGTGA
- the LOC125765364 gene encoding dual specificity protein kinase splA isoform X2 has translation MICNEDVVNWFRDLKSYSRIDTMCIMLNMCLPFELRFLGTYLEELGRRDAPELRGAELKVNNPQEFIADIASGEPTDQRIRRKMALFLALYRACNHAYANELFKTLEGWGARSDLQRLFEEDDQQELLLVYTMATNHPVFSFEQRLHCGEIFTKLKSWEPKANHRSGDRDDVPLEQQPQQQHHSQQHHQHHHQPASQHHSMDSLHSNSPQQSPIQQQQQPHHQHQSQHLPNSTPPPAVPPPGTTTLHALPPNAALSMQNLPQGPVSLGQTITLNYTGLPGLTQTLPNDATLNPTPHYLDTLHALPVQTDFTIPPPVSSRWVQSVYQQLAYPPPSSSPHMSNPSSPIQSRTTSPTRIHPSSVQHRISRNQQNDQQQQQQQQQQQQQQQQQQQQQQNQSQMQSLKPVDETMVMLSQIQLRNGMRQTHNTLPRQSKQNYVSQHPPYHQQQQQQQQQQQQQQQQHHSQRDSGIYHTANYNMKGVGGMMMDIMNHQPNSTGSDSGSSIGSTGEVSPPETPGVAPASIATIPHIRTNRSNNMRNINGRPEKQYPSMTYSQLHHQQNVAHQQQQQQQFTGSDLMVTSTGQPFLTTGGTTNGATMSGTGNNGATGSGVVSTGQVLINQAPVQQPGQFVYTGAPTTFPQVTVSHRSVANAALSHGTAFRTAPGYAQTIQPQQPQTGEPILYQYHPSALVPAGVPGQTVVANSAIPYLPSQPASTAASTQTNLPGAVRSSPSPQIGLLQQSKVPVGGSSSAGAYGATTTTLPYTSTAPSCYNCGSLKHTGLDCPEASMEDMTRTSNFTLDYNTISNSAASPGTVTTPTATTIPSIGGGTGNSNNNTTQGTTSVELSTSVASGEGISSTSSSTSSNSSSTSSSSTSNATSNNTNSGNGNKSNNTTSLSSSNMISASSNSNNNNNNNLHHHHHLHHHHHHHGNSGSASSSSSNSNNSSMDVPLASNLLPVDVVSASGNNSSNNSSGNSGATVGSGISGPSNSGTVTGGGSNNSSNLVSASGK, from the exons ATGATTTGTAACGAGGACGTCGTCAATTGGTTCAGGGATCTGAAGAGCTACAGCAGAATAGACACCATGTGCATCATGCTGAACATGTGCCTTCCGTTCGAGCTGCGGTTCCTCGGCACGTATCTGGAGGAGCTCGGTCGACGGGATGCGCCGGAGCTGCGCGGTGCCGAGCTGAAGGTGAACAATCCGCAGGAGTTCATCGCCGACATCGCGTCCGGCGAACCGACCGACCAACGGATCCGGCGCAAGATGGCCCTGTTTCTTGCGCTGTACCGCGCTTGCAACCATGCGTATGCCAACGAGCTGTTCAAAACGCTCGAGGGTTGGGGTGCCCGGTCAGATCTGCAGCGACTGTTCGAGGAGGACGATCAGCAGGAGCTGTTGCTCGTTTACACGATGGCCACCAATCATCCGGTGTTTTCCTTCGAGCAGCGGTTGCACTGTGGCGAGATTTTTACGAAGCTAAAATCCTGGGAGCCGAAAGCTAATCACCGGTCGGGGGATCGCGACGATGTACCGCTGGAGCAACagccgcaacagcagcatcattcgcagcagcatcatcagcatcatcaccagcCAGCATCGCAGCATCATTCGATGGATTCGTTGCATAGCAACAGTCCACAACAATCGCCgatacaacagcaacagcagccacatcatcaacatcaatcGCAACATCTGCCGAACTCGACACCACCACCCGCTGTTCCACCTCCCGGTACGACAACCCTGCATGCACTGCCACCGAATGCGGCACTTTCGATGCAGAACCTACCGCAAGGTCCAGTATCGCTCGGTCAAACCATCACACTAAACTATACGGGACTGCCGGGATTGACACAG ACGCTTCCTAATGATGCCACGCTAAACCCTACCCCCCATTATCTCGACACCTTGCATGCGTTGCCAGTGCAGACAGATTTTACGATTCCCCCGCCAGTGTCATCTCGATGGGTTCAGTCCGTTTATCAGCAG CTTGCCTATCCTCCTCCGTCGTCGTCGCCACACATGAGCAATCCCTCTTCGCCGATTCAGAGTCGTACGACGAGTCCAACCCGCATCCACCCTAGTAGTGTGCAGCATCGAATTAGTAGAAACCAGCAGAAtgatcaacaacagcagcagcagcagcagcagcagcagcagcagcagcagcaacagcaacaacagcagcagaaccAATCGCAAATGCAAAGCCTAAAACCTGTCGATGAG ACAATGGTGATGCTGAGTCAGATACAGCTCCGAAACGGTATGCGCCAAACGCATAACACGTTGCCACGACAATCGAAGCAGAACTATGTCAGTCAGCATCCGCCatatcatcaacagcagcagcagcagcagcagcagcagcagcaacaacaacagcagcatcattcACAAAGGGATAGTGGGATTTATCATACGGCAAATTACAATATGAAGGGCGTAGGCGGCATGATGATGGATATAATGAATCACCAACCGAACTCAACTGGCAGTGATTCAGGCAGTTCTATCGGTTCGACGGGTGAAGTGTCACCACCGGAAACACCCGGTGTGGCACCGGCCAGCATCGCTACGATTCCTCACATACGCACGAATCGATCGAACAACATGCGTAACATTAACGGGAGGCCAGAAAAACAATATCCCTCGATGACATATTCACAGTTACATCATCAACAAAACGTGgcacatcagcaacagcagcagcaacaatttaCAGGCTCTGACCTGATGGTCACCAGTACGGGGCAGCCTTTTCTCACCACTGGCGGCACAACCAATGGTGCTACGATGAGCGGCACCGGTAACAATGGTGCAACAGGCAGTGGTGTTGTGTCGACCGGACAGGTGTTGATCAATCAAGCCCCGGTCCAGCAGCCGGGTCAGTTTGTGTACACGGGTGCGCCGACCACCTTTCCACAGGTAACCGTATCGCACCGATCCGTTGCTAATGCCGCCCTTTCCCACGGTACCGCATTCCGTACGGCACCGGGCTACGCTCAGACAATTCAACCGCAGCAACCGCAAACAGGCGAACCGATACTGTATCAGTATCATCCGTCCGCGTTAGTTCCCGCCGGTGTGCCGGGCCAGACGGTGGTAGCGAACAGTGCGATACCGTATCTGCCGTCGCAGCCCGCCTCGACAGCAGCGAGCACGCAGACCAATCTACCAGGTGCGGTACGATCATCACCCTCGCCCCAGATTGGCTTGCTGCAGCAGTCCAAGGTGCCAGTAGGGGGCAGTAGTTCGGCAGGAGCTTACGGCGCGACAACAACAACGCTTCCGTACACCAGCACGGCACCATCGTGCTACAACTGTGGTTCACTGAAACATACAGGCCTGGATTGCCCGGAAGCGTCCATGGAGGATATGACGCGAACGTCAAACTTTACGCTCGATTACAACACGATCAGCAACAGTGCAGCTTCTCCGGGAACGGTAACAACACCGACCGCTACGACGATACCGTCGATCGGTGGTGGAACGGGAAACAGCAATAACAACACGACGCAAGGCACTACTTCGGTTGAGCTGTCCACAAGTGTGGCATCCGGCGAAGGTATCAGTAGTACGAGCAgtagcaccagcagcaacagcagtagcaccagcagcagcagcaccagcaacgcCACCAGTAACAATACTAATAGCGGTAATGGTAACAAGAGCAACAATACTACCAgcctcagcagcagcaatatgATTAGTGCCAGTAGTAatagcaataacaacaacaacaacaatcttcatcatcaccatcatcttcatcatcatcatcatcatcacggcAATAGTGGTAGCGcgagcagcagtagcagtaaCAGCAATAACAGCTCCATGGACGTACCGTTGGCAAGCAACCTGTTGCCGGTGGATGTTGTTAGCGCTAGCggtaacaacagcagcaacaacagttcCGGCAATAGTGGTGCAACTGTTGGCAGCGGGATCAGCGGCCCCAGTAATAGTGGCACGGTAACTGGTGGCGGTAGTAATAATAGTAGCAATCTCGTTAGTGCTAGCGGTAAGTGA
- the LOC125762666 gene encoding probable 26S proteasome non-ATPase regulatory subunit 3 — translation MVSQTTTAAAASTDPIVDVEMESAEDAETAKKDAELLAVQEIRDHARQIDKAVVSKEPRFILRVLRSLPTTRRKLALVVVRSLAVQLYPAGSERDGIMVYIEDYPAGAQEPELPRPRAAIKSPLPEVDAYFHLLLLVRLLDKNDLPKATKCSQDLMTKIVGQNRRSLDLIAAKCYFYHSRVAELNNDLESIRSFLHSRLRTATLRNDFEGQAVLINCLLRNYLHYSLYDQADKLVNKSVFPETASNNECARFLYYLGRIKAAKLEYSVAHKQLVQALRKAPQQAAVGFRQTVQKLVIVVELLLGDIPERKVFRQAALRRSLGPYFQLTQAVRMGNLQRFGEVLENFGEQFRQDHTFTLIIRLRHNVIKTAIRSIGLAYSRISPQDIARKLGLDSPEDAEFIVAKAIRDGVIEATLDPEKGYMRSKESTDIYSTREPQLAFHQRISFCLDLHNQSVKAMRYPPKSYGKELESAEERREREQQDLELAKEMAEEDDDGF, via the coding sequence ATGGTTTCTCAGACAACAACTGCGGCTGCCGCATCAACCGATCCCATCGTGGATGTGGAGATGGAGAGTGCAGAAGATGCGGAAACGGCCAAGAAAGACGCCGAACTGCTCGCGGTTCAGGAAATCCGTGACCATGCCCGACAGATCGACAAGGCAGTCGTAAGTAAGGAGCCCCGCTTCATTCTGCGCGTTCTGCGTTCGCTTCCGACAACGCGCCGAAAGTTGGCCCTGGTCGTGGTACGATCGTTAGCCGTACAGCTCTATCCAGCCGGATCAGAACGGGACGGTATAATGGTGTATATCGAGGACTATCCGGCGGGAGCACAGGAACCGGAACTGCCACGTCCACGGGCAGCTATCAAGAGTCCATTGCCGGAGGTTGACGCTTACTTCCATTTGTTGCTATTGGTGCGCCTGCTGGATAAGAACGATCTGCCGAAGGCGACCAAATGTTCGCAGGATCTGATGACGAAAATTGTGGGTCAGAATCGTCGGTCATTGGATTTGATTGCTGCCAAGTGCTATTTCTACCACTCCCGCGTAGCTGAACTAAACAACGATCTGGAAAGCATTCGCTCATTTTTACACTCTCGGCTACGTACGGCCACTTTGCGGAACGATTTCGAGGGACAGGCCGTGCTGATCAACTGTCTGCTACGTAACTATTTGCACTACTCGCTGTACGACCAGGCTGACAAGCTGGTGAACAAATCGGTTTTCCCCGAAACAGCCAGCAACAATGAGTGTGCCCGTTTTCTCTACTATCTGGGACGCATTAAGGCGGCAAAGCTGGAGTACAGTGTGGCGCACAAGCAGTTGGTACAGGCGCTAAGGAAAGCACCACAACAGGCGGCCGTTGGTTTCCGCCAAACGGTGCAAAAGTTGGTGATCGTCGTGGAGCTGCTACTTGGCGATATTCCCGAACGAAAGGTGTTCCGACAGGCTGCCTTGCGCCGTTCGCTTGGACCGTATTTCCAGCTTACGCAGGCGGTACGAATGGGCAATCTGCAGCGTTTCGGGGAGGTGTTGGAAAACTTTGGCGAACAGTTTCGCCAGGATCACACGTTCACGCTGATCATCCGTTTGCGTCATAACGTCATTAAAACCGCTATTCGTTCGATCGGTCTGGCCTACTCGCGCATCAGCCCGCAAGATATAGCTCGCAAGCTGGGACTGGACTCTCCCGAAGATGCGGAATTCATTGTCGCGAAAGCAATCCGTGACGGAGTCATCGAAGCAACGCTAGATCCCGAGAAAGGTTATATGCGCAGCAAGGAGAGCACCGACATTTACTCCACACGTGAACCTCAGCTCGCTTTCCATCAGCGTATTTCGTTCTGTTTGGATTTGCACAATCAGAGCGTGAAGGCGATGCGATACCCACCCAAGTCGTACGGCAAGGAGCTGGAAAGCGCCGAGGAGAGAAGGGAACGGGAGCAGCAGGATTTGGAGCTTGCAAAGGAGATGGCCGAggaggatgatgatggattTTAA
- the LOC125762674 gene encoding calcium load-activated calcium channel, with amino-acid sequence MWADTLLIVFISIFTALLGEGLTWVMVYRTEKYQKLKGEVEKQSKKLEKRKETLGESLDKNHKKKIERDEEKLKNNNRDLSLVKMKSMFAIGFAFTALLSMFNSIFDGRIVARLPFVPISWIQGLSHRNLPGEDYTECSFIFLYILCTMSIRQNIQKMLGFAPSRAASKQAGGLFGPTPGQFK; translated from the exons ATGTGGGCAGACACGTTGCTGATTGTTTTCATATCCATTTTCACCGCTCTGCTAGGAGAAG GTCTAACCTGGGTGATGGTTTATCGTACGGAGAAATACCAAAAGCTCAAAGGGGAGGTCGAGAAGCAGAGCAAAAAGC tgGAAAAGCGTAAAGAAACCCTTGGCGAATCGCTAGATAAAAATCataagaagaaaatagaaCGCGATGAAGAGAAGCTAAAGAACAACAACCGCGATCTCTCGCTAGTGAAGATGAAATCAATGTTTGCTattggttttgctttcaccGCACTACTCAGCATGTTCAACAGCAT TTTCGATGGACGAATCGTAGCTCGCTTACCCTTCGTGCCAATCTCGTGGATCCAGGGACTGAGCCATAGAAATCTGCCCGGTGAGGATTACACAGAATGTTCCTTCATCTTTCTCTACATCCTCTGCACGATGTCTATCCGGCAGAACATCCAAAAGATGCTTGGCTTTGCGCCGTCGCGTGCTGCAAGCAAGCAGGCGGGCGGTTTGTTCGGTCCAACGCCGGGACAGTTCAAGTAA
- the LOC125762664 gene encoding FAD-dependent oxidoreductase domain-containing protein 1 produces the protein MFQMLQRRSSKLGILRYARRQTPAASNTRYYGSSDKGNKGDTSNSGDLSDQVEANKDNPISRTLKLLGNDVQRVKKFILPRNLSKNDSKDKSSESIENYLQRYRRDDFQSHCDILVIGGGGVGSSIAYWLKKRAREGLNVVVVEKDSTYAQASTCLSVGGLRQQFSIVENIQMSLFGADFMRNSKDYLGEDVDLNFTPHGYLLLASEAGAEQLEQNSKLQCALGAKNELLTASRLKQRFPWMNTDGIVLGCHGLEKEGWFDPWALLSGFRKRATEYGAHYVEGEMVGFGFERQPDILAEGIEEGAYEGINRAYVKMKDGEMREIKFAIAVIAAGAQSGAIARMARIGTGKGMLSIPLPVEPRKRFVYVFQCENDQGPGINTPLTIDPSGTYFRRDGLGGNYLGGKSPLPEEEPPVDTLDVDHGFFEKTVWPNLAHLVPSFEAIKVKNAWAGYYEFNTFDENGIVGPHPYYNNLYIATGFSGHGIQQTPAVGRAVSEMIIDGGFRSVDLTRFGFDRIIIDQPMFEANIF, from the exons ATGTTTCAGATGCTGCAAAGAAGGTCATCGAAATTGGGTATTTTGCGGTATGCAAGAAGACAAACCCCAGCAGCAAGCAACACCAGATACTATGGCTCATCGGATAAGGGAAATAAAGGCGACACCAGCAACAGTGGCGATCTTTCTGACCAGGTGGAAGCAAATAAGGATAATCCTATCTCACGGACACTGAAACTTCTCGGCAACGATGTGCAGCGTGTGAAAAAATTCATTCTGCCGCGTAATTTAAGTAAAAACGATTCAAAAGACAAATCTTCGGAATCGATCGAAAACTATCTTCAAAGGTACCGGAGAGACGATTTTCAATCTCACTGTGACATTCTTGTAATCGGTGGCGGCGGAGTAGGATCTTCGATTGCGTATTGGCTCAAGAAGCGTGCTCGCGAAGGTCTAAACGTGGTGGTGGTCGAAAAGGATTCGACTTACGCACAGGCTTCAACCTGTCTATCGGTTGGGGGACTGCGGCAACAGTTTTCAATCGTAGAAAACATCCAAATGAGCCTATTCGGGGCCGATTTTATGCGCAACAGCAAGGACTATCTCGGCGAGGACGTCGATTTAAACTTTACCCCGCACGGGTATTTGCTGCTGGCTAGCGAAGCGGGTGCGGAACAGCTGGAACAAAACTCCAAGCTACAGTGTGCGCTCGGTGCaaaaaatgagcttttaaCGGCAAGTCGTCTAAAACAGCGCTTTCCCTGGATGAACACGGATGGCATCGTGCTTGGGTGTCATGGGTTGGAGAAGGAAGGCTGGTTTGATCCGTGGGCGCTGCTTTCTGGCTTCCGAAAGCGTGCCACCGAGTATGGTGCGCATTACGTGGAGGGTGAAATGGTTGGGTTTGGCTTTGAACGACAGCCGGACATTTTGGCCGAAGGCATCGAGGAAGGCGCCTACGAAGGAATCAATCGAGCGTACGTAAAGATGAAGGACGGTGAAATGCGAGAGATAAAGTTTGCGATCGCCGTCATTGCTGCCGGTGCTCAATCGGGAGCGATTGCAAGGATGGCCAGGATAGGCACGGGGAAAGGAATGCTATCGATACCGCTGCCGGTGGAACCAAGGAAGCGTTTTGTTTACGTGTTTCAATGCGAAAATGATCAAGGTCCGGGAATTAACACACCACTTACCATTGATCCGAGTGGAACGTATTTCAGGCGGGACGGACTGGGCGGTAACTATTTGGGCGGCAAAAGTCCACTACCGGAAGAGGAACCACCGGTGGATACATTGGATGTTGATCatggatttttcgaaaaaaccgtATGGCCAAATCTAGCCCATTTGGTGCCGAGTTTCGAAGCGATAAAGGTGAAAAACGCCTGGGCCGGTTACTACGAGTTCAACACGTTCGATGAAAACGGCATTGTGGGACCTCATCCGTACTACAACAATCTCTACATCGCTACCGGGTTTAGTGGGCATG GCATTCAACAAACACCAGCAGTAGGAAGAGCCGTTTCGGAGATGATCATAGACGGTGGGTTCCGATCAGTAGACCTCACGCGTTTCGGCTTCGATAGGATCATCATCGATCAACCAATGTTCGAGGCTAACATTTTCTAG